The Periplaneta americana isolate PAMFEO1 chromosome 9, P.americana_PAMFEO1_priV1, whole genome shotgun sequence genome contains a region encoding:
- the ND-B18 gene encoding NADH dehydrogenase [ubiquinone] 1 beta subcomplex subunit 7: MGNAWALYADPEGTPHPLKGPSFDPLYGFPNGRKERVMIATQEEMESARLPLEDRDFCAHLLLKYRACRADRAPWLWQCEHQKHEYLHCEYEDYILRMKEFERERRLRQRKKRIEAKAGHQEMLGA, translated from the exons ATGGGGAACGCTTGGGCGTTATATGCGGATCCGGAGGGAACTCCACATCCTTTGAAAGGACCTTCGTTTGATCCCCTGTACGGTTTTCCAAATGGCAGAAAAGAGAGag tGATGATAGCCACTCAGGAAGAAATGGAATCAGCGAGATTGCCTTTAGAAGACCGTGACTTCTGTGCACATCTTCTTCTGAAGTACCGAGCCTGCCGGGCAGACAGAGCACCCTGGTTGTGGCAATGTGAGCACCAGAAGCACGAATACCTTCACTGCGAATATGAGGA CTATATTCTGAGGATGAAAGAGTTCGAACGCGAGCGTCGGTTGCGGCAGCGTAAGAAGCGAATTGAAGCGAAAGCAGGGCATCAAGAAATGCTGGGGGCTTGA
- the LOC138706677 gene encoding serine/threonine-protein kinase Nek8-like isoform X4 translates to MEPYQHYSAIGRGSFGIVDLYKAADGKFVIIKKISLEYLTEKEEKTTYREAEMMSRLNHPNIIHFYNCFVDDRSLHIVMEYAQGGTLKEYIDKRKGVLIAEMEVVYLFSQLVLGLHHVHKADILHRDLKPSNILLHAVGIHTVFKIADFGLSKMLESKTKLSSILGTPCYLAPELCEGHSYGKGCDIWALGCILCEIMTLEKAFGAQVLMA, encoded by the exons ATGGAACCATATCAACATTATAGTGCAATTGGTAGGGGATCTTTCGG tattgtTGATTTATATAAAGCAGCGGATGGAAAATTCgtaattataaagaaaatttctTTGGAGtatttaacagaaaaagaagaaaag ACTACTTACAGGGAAGCTGAGATGATGTCACGACTCAACCATCCTAACATAATTCATTTCTACAACTGCTTTGTAGATGACAGAAGTCTTCACATTGTTATGGAATATGCACAAGGAGGAACTCTTAAGGAGTATATAGATAAAAGAAAAGGAGTATTAATAGCAGAAATG GAAGTGGTGTACCTATTCAGCCAGCTGGTGTTAGGACTGCATCACGTTCACAAAGCTGACATACTTCACAGAGATCTGAAGCCTTCTAACATTCTTCTTCATGCAGTAGGAATTCATACAGTTTTCAAGATTGCTGATTTTGGCCTCTCTAAAATGCTTGAAAG CAAGACTAAACTTTCCTCAATTTTGGGAACGCCATGCTACCTAGCACCAGAACTTTGTGAAGGGCATTCTTATGGCAAAGGCTGTGATATCTGGGCCTTGGGGTGTATACTGTGTGAAATTATGACCCTGGAGAAGGCATTTGGAGCACAG